The proteins below come from a single Papaver somniferum cultivar HN1 chromosome 11, ASM357369v1, whole genome shotgun sequence genomic window:
- the LOC113321311 gene encoding 60S acidic ribosomal protein P1-like, whose product MSTSGELACTYAIMILHDDGIPITDEKIATLVKKANVQCESYWPGLFSKFTEKKNVEDLITATGGSGAAVVDVSASAGGGAKVVEAPAAEEKKKKEEEKEESDDDDMIMNLFD is encoded by the exons ATGTCTACCAGTGGAGAACTCGCTTGCACTTACGCCATCATGATTCTTCACGATGACGGAATTCCCATCACT GATGAAAAGATTGCAACTTTGGTAAAGAAGGCCAATGTCCAATGTGAGTCTTACTGGCCTGGCCTATTTTCGAAGTTTACTGAGAAGAAGAACGTTGAAGACTTGATCACTGCTACTGGTGGTAGTGGTGCTGCTGTCGTTGATGTTTCTGCTTCCGCAGGTGGTGGTGCAAAAGTTGTTGAAGCTCCTGCTgccgaggagaagaagaagaaggaggaagagaaagaagagagCGATGACGACGATATGATTATGAATCTCTTCGACTAG